Proteins encoded together in one Pseudomonas arsenicoxydans window:
- a CDS encoding MFS transporter codes for MTAHTPAVAQTDGIDPVRAAQISARIDRLPAVATLWRLVALLSIGGFFELYDLFQTAYISPGLIRDGIFATGSQGVFGFSDQAAFASATFLGLFLGASLLSPLADRFGRRAIFTFALIWYTVATVAMGVQSSALGIICMRFLVGIGLGIELVTIDAYLSELVPKRMRSSAFAFAFFVQFLSVPAVALMSWWLVPQAPFGVSGWRWVVLASAVFALFIWWLRSRLPESPRWLAQHGRFDEASAIVDGIEARCVKDQGKPLDEPELAAVDIQGPGRFADIWQPPYRRRALMLIVFHVFQAIGFFGFGNWLPALLSGQGVSVTHSLMYAFIITLAYPLGPLLFVKFANRFENKWQIVGSALGAMTFGTLFAMQTSAFGLIFCGVMITFCNAWLSFSYHSYQSELFPTNIRARAVGFCYSFSRLSTVFSSLLIGIFLEHFGTPGVLAFIVASMLIVMLTIGWFGPRTRNLALENIAHR; via the coding sequence ATGACTGCGCATACCCCAGCCGTCGCTCAAACAGACGGCATCGACCCCGTTCGCGCCGCGCAGATTTCTGCTCGCATCGACCGGCTTCCCGCCGTCGCGACCCTCTGGCGCCTGGTGGCGCTGCTTTCGATCGGTGGTTTTTTCGAACTCTACGACCTGTTCCAGACGGCCTACATCAGCCCAGGCCTGATCCGCGACGGCATCTTCGCCACTGGCAGTCAGGGCGTGTTCGGTTTCTCTGATCAGGCAGCCTTCGCCTCGGCGACGTTTCTCGGGCTGTTCCTTGGCGCGAGTTTGCTGAGCCCGCTGGCCGACCGTTTTGGACGTCGCGCGATTTTCACCTTCGCGCTGATCTGGTACACCGTCGCGACGGTGGCGATGGGCGTTCAGAGTTCGGCGCTGGGCATTATCTGCATGCGATTTCTGGTGGGCATCGGGCTGGGTATCGAGCTGGTAACCATCGATGCTTACCTCTCGGAACTGGTGCCAAAACGCATGCGCAGCTCGGCGTTTGCCTTCGCCTTTTTCGTACAGTTTCTGTCGGTGCCGGCGGTGGCGTTGATGTCGTGGTGGCTGGTGCCGCAGGCGCCGTTCGGTGTGTCTGGCTGGCGCTGGGTGGTGTTGGCGAGTGCGGTGTTTGCGCTGTTCATCTGGTGGCTGCGTTCACGGTTGCCGGAGTCGCCGCGCTGGCTGGCGCAGCATGGCCGGTTCGACGAGGCCAGCGCCATTGTCGATGGCATCGAAGCGCGCTGTGTGAAAGATCAGGGCAAGCCACTGGACGAGCCGGAACTGGCCGCCGTGGACATTCAAGGCCCTGGCCGTTTCGCTGACATCTGGCAGCCACCCTATCGTCGTCGGGCACTGATGCTGATTGTCTTCCACGTGTTCCAGGCCATCGGTTTCTTCGGCTTCGGCAACTGGCTGCCGGCGCTGCTTTCCGGTCAGGGCGTGAGTGTCACGCACAGCTTGATGTACGCCTTCATCATCACCCTCGCCTACCCGCTCGGGCCGCTGCTGTTTGTGAAGTTTGCCAACCGTTTCGAGAACAAGTGGCAGATCGTCGGTTCGGCGCTCGGTGCAATGACCTTCGGTACGCTGTTCGCGATGCAAACCAGTGCCTTCGGCCTGATCTTCTGCGGGGTGATGATCACCTTCTGCAACGCCTGGCTGAGCTTCAGTTATCACTCTTATCAAAGTGAATTGTTCCCCACCAACATCCGCGCCCGTGCCGTGGGGTTCTGTTATTCGTTCAGCCGATTGTCGACGGTGTTCAGCAGTTTGCTGATCGGGATTTTCCTCGAGCACTTCGGCACGCCGGGCGTGTTGGCCTTCATTGTCGCCAGCATGCTGATCGTGATGTTGACCATCGGCTGGTTTGGCCCGCGCACCCGCAACCTGGCGCTGGAAAACATCGCGCACCGCTGA